One Trichoplusia ni isolate ovarian cell line Hi5 chromosome 6, tn1, whole genome shotgun sequence DNA segment encodes these proteins:
- the LOC113495185 gene encoding signal recognition particle subunit SRP72 has protein sequence MFAISKNIKTILSSCLSLTRTTLTRKSHNSKETSNKPKRFASLLSVWRAAGRAHARAGDGGAAARAHEAAARAAPHDTRALARLVKLLAQRDPPRALLLAQGLPPLHQLETKIDIDALESSKWMMGAKVVKKTVQSKQEQSPGTPGSELLMKRKQKRKRKTKLPPNADLSRPPDPERWLPKYERTAYRKRRGVRRDVIKGSQGMSTNATDQYDMSKQQATPTTAAAAKSPRVEKQTESAWQRKQQQKKKGKNRK, from the exons ATGTTTgctatttctaaaaatattaaaacaatattgagcAGCTGTCTCAGCCTCACCCGTACCACTTTAACCCGTAAATCACATAACTCTAAAGAGACATCAAACAAACctaaa CGTTTCGCGTCCCTGCTGAGCGTATGGCGCGCGGCAGGTCGCGCTCACGCCCGCGCCGGGgacggcggcgcggcggcgcgcgcgcacgaggcggccgcgcgcgccgcgccgcacgACACGCGCGCCCTCGCCCGCCTCGTCAAGCTGCTGGCGCAGCGGGACCCGCCGCGCGCCCTGCTGCTGGCGCAGGGCCTGCCGCCCTTACACCAGCTGGAG ACCAAGATCGACATAGACGCATTAGAATCATCAAAATGGATGATGGGTGCCAAAGTTGTGAAGAAAACCGTACAGAGCAAACAAGAACAATCACCTGG CACGCCTGGTTCGGAACTCCTTATGAAGCGCAAGCAGAAACGCAAGCGCAAGACCAAGCTGCCGCCCAACGCCGACCTGTCGAGACCCCCGGACCCAGAGag ATGGTTGCCGAAGTACGAGCGTACCGCGTACCGCAAGCGGCGCGGAGTGCGGCGTGACGTCATCAAGGGCAGCCAGGGAATGTCCACTAACGCCACCGACCAGTA CGACATGAGCAAGCAGCAAGCCACGCCCACAACCGCGGCGGCTGCCAAGAGCCCACGCGTGGAGAAACAGACCGAGAGCGCGTGGCAACGCAAGCAACAGCAGAAGAAGAAGGGCAAGAACCGCAAGTG A
- the LOC113495264 gene encoding probable rRNA-processing protein EBP2 homolog: MSDFVLNDSDTEVDSDEELQEAFAKGLLKPGLNEEIEKIEKHYANNVTELKAKLKDFQLKLPWIETLDLVTTVAPMAPDVAMQMQETAQRRKNLKENSKGQQTYDAAQDPVLNEFKRENLIHRQAQAAVLEGIKKLKDLGIPTRRPDDYFAEMAKTDEHMQKVRKNLMAKQAAQARTEKVRQLRDQKKIAKRVQTDARLKQAADKKEMLEQLKRVRKGKSSDLGFLDDNKGSNKGNNNKGKGPHNKVNKRRAMKNEKFGFGGKKKGSKLNTRDSSNTYEGFNGASTKKPNNFKTKSFKVNNKKHQKNPRPGKSKRKNAKR, from the exons ATGAGTGACTTTGTATTGAACGATTCTGATACAGAAGTAGATTCAGATGAAGAA TTGCAAGAAGCCTTCGCCAAGGGACTATTAAAACCTGGTCTCAATGAAGAGATTGAGAAAATTGAGAAGCATTATGCGAATAACGTCACTGAacttaaagcaaaattaaaagaCTTCCAGTTAAAATTACCATGGATTGAGACGCTAGATCTCGTGACAACAGTCGCTCCGATGGCCCCAGACGTTGCTATGCAGATGCAGGAGACGGCACAGCGACGAAA AAATCTTAAAGAGAATAGTAAGGGACAACAGACATATGATGCAGCACAGGACCCGGTTCTCAATGAGTTTAAACGAGAGAACCTCATACATCGACAGGCACAGGCTGCCGTGCTTGAGGGTATCAAAAAACTTAAGGACCTTGGAATACCCACTAGGAG ACCAGATGACTATTTCGCGGAAATGGCCAAGACAGATGAGCATATGCAGAAGGTGCGCAAGAACCTGATGGCGAAACAGGCGGCACAGGCTCGTACGGAGAAAGTTAGACAGCTACGAGACCAGAAGAAGATTGCCAAGCGAGTTCAG ACTGACGCGAGATTAAAACAAGCAGCAGACAAGAAAGAAATGTTGGAACAGCTAAAACGGGTACGGAAAGGCAAGTCGTCAGATTTAGGTTTTTTGGATGACAACAAAGGCAGTAATAAAGGTAATAATAACAAAGGAAAGGGACCGCATAATAAGGTGAACAAACGACGAGCTATGAAGAACGAGAAATTCGGTTTTGGCGGCAAAAAGAAAGGCTCTAAACTAAACACAAGAGACTCGTCCAATACTTATGAAGGTTTCAATGGCGCGTCCACTAAGAAACCGAACAATTTCAAGACTAAATCGTTTAAGGTTAATAATAAGAAACATCAGAAGAATCCAAGACCTGGTAAATCTAAGAGGAAGAATGCTAAGAGAtga